GCACATTTCCCAAAATGGGATGGGTGGGCCGCGAAGGAACCGCCCGACCCACGAGGGAGAGTTGGCTATTTAAATCACTTTGACTGCAAATAAACTTCATGGCTTTTTCTGGAGATCTCCAAGCAGAGCAGATAGATTCTACTACAACATTCCGAGCCCGATAGGATTTTTTTATGGCCTGGAAGGGAGTGATACCCGATCCAAGACAAACTGATTCGCCAGGTTTCCTACGGTACAATGGGCAATAGTAGGGAACCTCCATTCTTTAGACATAAGCCTACACTCATCTCCAGCGGTGAAAACCCATTCACTCCTAGGAAAAGTAAGGCCTTTTTTCCATCCCTGCACCAGTCATTGATGTTGTGTTTTTGTGTGCTAATCCCCAGGGCAAGCGCTGCAACATTCGTCACTGGTAATCTCCAACTCAGTTCAAAGATAGCAAGATAAAACGAGGATTCATGACCAATATTCATCAAAAAATTGAACAGGAACGGGAAGCTGCCCGGGAAGCTTGTAACACAAATGCGACTTCCGCTGAATGTGCGGCAGCCTGGGATGCTGTTGAAGAACTGCAAGCCGAAGCATCTCACCAACGGGAACAAGAACCGGAAAAAAGCCCTCTCGAAAAGTTCTGTGACGATAACCCCGATGCGGATGAGTGCCGTCTTTACGAAGACTAAAGCGCTTAAATGGTGGCGATCGCCCCAGGATTTAAAAAATACATTAGCTGCCTTAGGTTATCTGTCCCTCTGCCACAATAGTGAGACAGAATAGCAAGAGTCGGCCCCAAAGCAGTGGTTCCCCTTCGTAGTGCCACTGCTTTGACTTGTGTATACTGTGAAAAATCAAAAATTCATCTTTTTTTACCCAAGTCAACTTTTCGTTAAATCAAAACAATGGATGAAACCTTGCTGCAGCAACTAGCCTGGATGGATTATCGTCTGGCTGTTATCTTTACGGTGATTGCACCGATTTTACTCTTGATCTGGAGCTTTTTGGCCAAGGTAGAATCGATGCAGCGACTCCTCGGGATCTACTGGAAGGTGGCAAGTCTGTTGATGGTGACAGTCTATCTCTTGATTCCAAGCTGGTCAGTGGGTTATTTGACTGGGCTATTGTCGCGTATTCTCATTCCCTTGGGACTATGGTTTTGGATCGACCTCAATGAAGAAATTCGAGATCAACCGACCAGTCGCCTAAAGTTGGCTTTTACAGCTTGGCGTTGGGCCGTCACAATCTATTGTGGTTTGGGGGCGATCGCCAACCTCCCCTTCATCGGCTGTGCTTTTTCTGGGGTGATGCGCCAAGGGGCCTATTGCCAAGTCTGGCTCGAAGCACCCAGTCGGTATCAACAAATCTTACATGCTAATTCTTCGCCAGGTTTCTTGGGTTTTCTGGGCATCGTTGGCTTGGTTGTCTATGTGGTTTATCTCTTCACTTTTCTAGTATTCCGCTTAGGGCGTCAGGGTCGGATTGCGATCGAAGAATAGAAGAAATTATCCATTTTCTAGAAAAAATCCCCGCAAAGGGGTTGCCAATTCAAAAATGCTTTGCTAAATTAGAACTTGTGCGCAAAACGCCAGGATAGCTCAGTCGGTAGAGCAGAGGACTGAAAATCCTCGTGTCGGCGGTTCAAATCCGCCTCCCGGCACTGCATACAGAGAAAGTTCGCTTCGGCGGACTTTTTTGCGTTTGGGTTACTTTAAGGCCCGATGTCCCAAGAAGCCAGTGATTCCTGGTTGAGTCCTTGGGGCATTTTTGTTGCGAAAAAACACGGAAACTCGACACTGCCCGTGGGTGCATCACGGGACGTGCCAATATTTCCAGGACCAAGGGTGAGCTTGAGAGACCTGAGGCTGTCCTTATGGGATAGCCTCAGGAGAAGTTGTTTAGGCTGGAACTTCTACCTTCACAGCCCCACCGAGGCCAAAGGCTTCATGGACAAGCTTCAGAGCGGCTTGGCCTTGGTCTTCGGGCACAACGCAACTGATTTTAATTTCTGAGGTGGTGATCATCTGGATGTTAATCTGGGACTCAGCCAGAGCTTGAAAGAAACGAGCGGCCACCCCAGGTGCGCCAATCATCCCCGAACCGACGATACTGACCTTGGCGATCGCCGGATTCACTTCGATTTCCCCAAACTGTAACTGTTCAGCAATTCCAGAAAGGGCAAGGCGGGCAGCCTCCGCATCCCCCTGGGCTACGGTGAAGGCGATATCACGGGTTTTAACGCCATTGAGTACCCGACAGCGCTGGGATTGGATAATCATGTCCACGCTGATATTTTGGTGGGCGAGCAGGGAAAAAATCTGGGCGGCCATGCCAGGACTGTCTGGCACATGGCGAATGGCAAGTTGGGCCTGTTTCAGGTCGAGGGCGACCCCCCGCACGGGAGGATAGCCTGCGGGATTGGGGGCTGGCAGGGGACTATTGACAGGGGAAGACGCAATTTCAAATACCTCGCAGAGGGTGGCGATCGCCCGGTCGCAGTCAGTTTGCTGGATCACACAACTGACTTTGACTTCGGAAGTAGAAATCATCTCGATATTAATGCCCGCATCTGCCAGGCTCTGGAACATGGTGGCAGCAATACCTGGGCGGCCAATCATCCCCGCCCCAGAGATGGTGATTTTAGCGATGTCATTGGCAGTCATCACCGCAACATCGGCTAAGCTTTGATCGGTTCCTGCGCAGAGGGTAGGGGCAATGGCTTCGGCGATCGCCTGGGCCTGGGTAGCGGCATTTTCAGTGACAGTAAAGGCAATATCGTTGCTATTGCCGTCATGGATTGACTGAATGATTAGATCCACGTCCACATTGTGGGTGGCAATTTCCCCAAAGAGCTTTGCCGCGACCCCAGGGCGGTCGGGGATGTGGAGCATTGCAATGCGGGCCTGGTCCGTATCAAATTCCACCGCGTCGACCGCCTTGGCAATTTCTAAATTCACCAAGGGGCGATCGCTGACGGGCGCAGAGGTGACCCAAGTCCCTGGATCTTCGGTCCAACTGGAGCGCACGACCAGGGGGACACCGTAATTTTTTGCAATTTCCACCGCCCGGGGATGGAGCACCTTTGCCCCCAGGCTCGCTAATTCGAGCATTTCATCAGAAGTGACCGTTGCCATCAACTGCGCTTCTGGCACAATGCGAGGATCCGTCGTCAAAATACCCGGCACATCGGTATAAATCTCACAACAGGAGGCTTTGAGGGCGGCGGCGATCGCCACGGCGGAGGTATCCGAACCGCCCCGACCGAGGGTGGTGATTTCTAGATCTTCACTCTTAGAAATCCCCTGGAAACCGGCCACAACAATTACTTCCCCTTTTTGGAGGTGACGTTGGAGGCGGTCTGTTTTAATTTCGAGGATACGGGCACGACTATGTTCTGCTTCGGTAACAATGCCCACTTGGGCTCCCGTGAGAGAAACGGCTGGCTGTCCCAATTCCTGGAGAGCCATGCTGAGGAGCGAAATCGACACCTGCTCGCCTGTTGACAGGAGCATGTCCATTTCCCGGCGGTTGGGATTAGTACTAATTTCATGGGCCAGTTTGACTAAGCCATCGGTGGTTTTTCCCATGGCAGACACCACCACAACGATTTGATTCCCTGCTTGGGCCCGCTGCT
The nucleotide sequence above comes from [Synechococcus] sp. NIES-970. Encoded proteins:
- a CDS encoding CP12 domain protein yields the protein MTNIHQKIEQEREAAREACNTNATSAECAAAWDAVEELQAEASHQREQEPEKSPLEKFCDDNPDADECRLYED
- a CDS encoding hypothetical protein (conserved hypothetical membrain protein), yielding MDETLLQQLAWMDYRLAVIFTVIAPILLLIWSFLAKVESMQRLLGIYWKVASLLMVTVYLLIPSWSVGYLTGLLSRILIPLGLWFWIDLNEEIRDQPTSRLKLAFTAWRWAVTIYCGLGAIANLPFIGCAFSGVMRQGAYCQVWLEAPSRYQQILHANSSPGFLGFLGIVGLVVYVVYLFTFLVFRLGRQGRIAIEE
- the lysC gene encoding aspartate kinase; its protein translation is MAMIVQKYGGTSVGSVERIQAVAKRIQQRAQAGNQIVVVVSAMGKTTDGLVKLAHEISTNPNRREMDMLLSTGEQVSISLLSMALQELGQPAVSLTGAQVGIVTEAEHSRARILEIKTDRLQRHLQKGEVIVVAGFQGISKSEDLEITTLGRGGSDTSAVAIAAALKASCCEIYTDVPGILTTDPRIVPEAQLMATVTSDEMLELASLGAKVLHPRAVEIAKNYGVPLVVRSSWTEDPGTWVTSAPVSDRPLVNLEIAKAVDAVEFDTDQARIAMLHIPDRPGVAAKLFGEIATHNVDVDLIIQSIHDGNSNDIAFTVTENAATQAQAIAEAIAPTLCAGTDQSLADVAVMTANDIAKITISGAGMIGRPGIAATMFQSLADAGINIEMISTSEVKVSCVIQQTDCDRAIATLCEVFEIASSPVNSPLPAPNPAGYPPVRGVALDLKQAQLAIRHVPDSPGMAAQIFSLLAHQNISVDMIIQSQRCRVLNGVKTRDIAFTVAQGDAEAARLALSGIAEQLQFGEIEVNPAIAKVSIVGSGMIGAPGVAARFFQALAESQINIQMITTSEIKISCVVPEDQGQAALKLVHEAFGLGGAVKVEVPA